In one Salipiger abyssi genomic region, the following are encoded:
- a CDS encoding HugZ family pyridoxamine 5'-phosphate oxidase: protein MTSPIRPTDDDARALARQLVQTARFGALAVTDPETGAPMVSRIAVVPDPDGMPLSLVSDLAFHTKALMANPACSLLVGEPGPKGDPLTHPRLSLRAEARFVRHGDPDHAALAAHYLRMQPKAKLYIGFADFSLLRLDILGAHLNGGFGKAFVLSAGDLGA, encoded by the coding sequence ATGACCAGCCCGATCCGCCCCACTGACGACGATGCCCGCGCACTGGCCCGGCAGCTTGTCCAAACCGCCCGCTTCGGCGCGCTGGCCGTGACCGACCCCGAAACCGGCGCCCCGATGGTCAGCCGCATCGCGGTGGTTCCGGACCCTGATGGTATGCCGCTGAGCCTCGTCTCGGATCTGGCGTTTCACACAAAGGCGCTGATGGCCAATCCCGCTTGTTCGCTGCTGGTCGGCGAACCCGGCCCGAAGGGCGACCCGCTGACGCATCCGCGCCTCAGCCTTCGGGCCGAGGCGCGTTTTGTGCGTCATGGAGATCCGGATCACGCGGCGCTCGCCGCGCATTACCTGCGCATGCAGCCCAAGGCGAAGCTCTATATCGGATTCGCCGATTTCTCGCTGCTGCGCCTGGACATTCTCGGCGCGCATCTCAATGGCGGTTTCGGCAAGGCCTTTGTGCTGAGCGCCGGAGATCTCGGCGCCTGA
- a CDS encoding right-handed parallel beta-helix repeat-containing protein produces MNKAVTDGVVFMPTPFSEGLDVWSRGDGTPGSDTYDGLATAAYVPADADFAGCLEIQKTEGTQKLRYMGDTPILPGCYLRVTARVKAISGVMPAVRIAGWAGRDNGSQVTGLDTTGDTVQLTSYGEVVEVTAIVGGGSRNGVDMIWGTEPSYGHFGLDLTGPNGGVVRIDDIVIEDITSVFLRDMMNWVDVRDYGALGDGTTDDSAAFEAADAAADGRKILVSAGSYRLASSVTLEHHVEFEGSLVMPDSAILSLTKDFGLPTYVDAFGGDEEQALKKGLQSLMNNADHESFDLAGRRVSLNEPLDVQAAVNNRDTYAQRRVLRNGQLRALSGGNWSSESVTSVATYSTSNHWQLTNVANIANIEVGSLVEAAGVGREIYVKSVNIGAQTLTLSQPLSDAVGTQTYTFTRFKYLLDFSGFTQLQKFEIEDVEFQCSELASGVMLAPSGPVNVIRNCVFNRPADRGITSIGEGCQGLLVDHNQFISAEGGLATQNRSSVAINTNANDVKIRNNRASQFRHFAVVSGANGIIANNHFFQGDDSGNGTRSAGIVLCLKACNTVVTGNYIDNCFVEWTNEREPEPDFIAGFGFAGLSVTNNVCLCSNVAEWFSFVVVKPYGQNHRVNGLTITGNLFRSVGGTINRAERVDTSFAPLDLSSMRSIAVSGNTYLNVSYGAENPLMVKHDQTTHAQTWVVETAGRLPFGGYAIDVPGLALRSRPRNSSNISQYVMPYTSTREGSGQDQVHAIWPEPIRGDLTMLVRMDY; encoded by the coding sequence ATGAACAAGGCGGTGACGGATGGTGTGGTATTCATGCCCACACCTTTTTCTGAGGGGTTGGACGTATGGTCGCGCGGGGACGGGACGCCCGGTTCGGACACCTATGACGGTCTGGCCACGGCTGCCTATGTTCCGGCGGATGCGGATTTTGCCGGCTGTCTGGAGATCCAGAAGACAGAGGGCACGCAGAAGCTGCGCTATATGGGTGACACGCCGATCCTGCCGGGCTGCTATCTGCGGGTGACGGCGCGGGTCAAGGCAATCTCTGGCGTGATGCCGGCGGTGCGCATCGCCGGCTGGGCGGGGCGCGACAATGGCAGCCAGGTGACCGGGCTCGATACCACCGGCGACACGGTGCAGCTTACCTCCTATGGCGAGGTGGTCGAGGTGACCGCGATTGTCGGCGGCGGCTCGCGCAATGGCGTCGACATGATCTGGGGCACCGAGCCGAGCTACGGGCATTTCGGGCTCGACCTGACCGGACCAAATGGCGGTGTGGTGCGGATCGACGATATCGTCATCGAGGACATCACAAGCGTTTTCCTGCGCGACATGATGAACTGGGTCGATGTGCGCGATTACGGCGCGCTCGGCGACGGCACGACCGATGACAGCGCGGCGTTCGAAGCGGCGGATGCGGCGGCAGATGGACGCAAGATCCTGGTTTCGGCGGGGAGCTACCGGCTGGCGAGTTCGGTGACGCTCGAACATCATGTGGAGTTCGAGGGCAGCCTTGTGATGCCGGACAGCGCGATCCTGTCGCTGACCAAGGATTTCGGGCTGCCGACCTATGTGGATGCGTTCGGCGGCGACGAGGAGCAGGCGCTGAAGAAGGGTCTTCAGTCGCTCATGAACAATGCCGATCACGAGAGCTTCGATCTCGCCGGGCGGCGCGTGTCGCTGAACGAACCGCTCGATGTGCAAGCGGCAGTCAACAACCGCGACACCTACGCGCAGCGCAGGGTGTTGCGCAACGGGCAGCTGCGCGCCCTGAGCGGCGGAAACTGGAGCAGCGAGAGCGTGACCAGCGTCGCAACCTATTCCACGAGCAACCACTGGCAGCTGACCAATGTCGCCAATATCGCGAATATCGAGGTCGGCAGCCTTGTCGAAGCTGCTGGGGTCGGGCGCGAGATCTATGTGAAATCGGTCAATATCGGCGCCCAGACGCTGACCCTGTCGCAGCCGCTTTCCGACGCGGTGGGTACTCAGACCTATACCTTTACGCGGTTCAAGTATCTGCTCGATTTCAGCGGCTTTACCCAGCTTCAGAAATTCGAGATCGAGGATGTGGAGTTTCAGTGTTCCGAGCTCGCGAGCGGCGTGATGCTGGCGCCCTCGGGGCCGGTGAACGTGATCCGCAACTGCGTCTTCAATCGGCCTGCGGATCGCGGCATCACCTCGATCGGCGAAGGCTGTCAAGGTCTTCTGGTGGATCACAACCAGTTCATCAGCGCCGAGGGTGGGCTCGCGACGCAGAACCGCAGCTCGGTGGCAATCAACACCAACGCCAACGATGTGAAGATCCGCAACAACCGTGCCTCGCAGTTCCGGCATTTCGCCGTCGTTTCCGGCGCCAACGGGATAATCGCCAACAATCACTTTTTTCAGGGCGACGACAGCGGCAACGGCACGCGCAGCGCCGGGATCGTGCTGTGCCTGAAGGCGTGCAACACGGTGGTGACGGGCAACTACATCGACAACTGTTTTGTGGAGTGGACCAACGAGCGTGAGCCGGAGCCAGATTTCATTGCCGGGTTCGGGTTTGCAGGGCTGTCGGTGACCAACAATGTCTGTCTGTGTTCGAACGTGGCCGAGTGGTTCTCGTTCGTGGTGGTCAAGCCCTACGGCCAGAATCATCGCGTCAATGGGCTGACGATCACCGGCAATCTGTTCCGGTCGGTGGGGGGGACGATCAATCGTGCCGAACGGGTCGATACCTCGTTTGCGCCGCTGGATTTGTCGTCGATGCGCAGCATTGCCGTGTCGGGCAACACCTATCTCAACGTGTCGTACGGCGCCGAGAATCCGCTGATGGTCAAGCATGATCAGACGACGCATGCTCAAACCTGGGTGGTCGAGACAGCGGGGCGGCTGCCCTTTGGCGGTTACGCGATCGATGTGCCGGGCCTCGCCCTGCGCTCGCGGCCACGAAACAGCAGCAATATCAGCCAGTATGTCATGCCCTACACCTCGACGCGCGAGGGCAGCGGGCAGGATCAGGTGCATGCTATTTGGCCAGAGCCGATCCGTGGCGACCTGACGATGCTGGTGCGCATGGACTACTAG
- a CDS encoding CHAD domain-containing protein: MAYRILTSDPSLTAALRRIAGEQLSAAIAETKRPVAEADEAIHNIRKHCKKLRGLYRLMRSGFPDYAAENAAARDAARMSSSLRDAGVLLKTFDALLADTDPGPYAPLRAALGGQTRETLAPEEIEMALKQQRKALKAIRKRSRHWSLKGDTNDILMTGLSKTWRRAAEDMEAARVGADAEAFHDWRKRVKYHWYHSRLLQGFWPRPIRAHRDQIKALSELLGKYQDLSVFLDRLDREDLPDTAEDLRRRALARRDTLAYESRTLAAPLFEGGAETLPKEWSKHWKRWAKKH; encoded by the coding sequence ATGGCCTACCGGATTCTGACCTCCGACCCGTCCCTCACCGCCGCCCTGCGCCGGATCGCGGGCGAGCAGTTGAGCGCCGCCATCGCCGAGACCAAACGCCCGGTGGCCGAGGCCGACGAGGCGATCCACAACATCCGCAAGCATTGCAAGAAACTGCGCGGCCTCTACCGGCTGATGCGCTCGGGCTTCCCGGATTATGCCGCGGAAAACGCCGCCGCGCGGGATGCCGCGCGCATGTCTTCCTCGCTGCGCGATGCGGGCGTGTTGCTGAAGACCTTCGACGCGCTGCTCGCCGATACCGACCCCGGGCCTTACGCCCCGCTGCGCGCGGCGCTTGGCGGGCAGACACGGGAGACGCTGGCGCCGGAAGAGATAGAGATGGCGCTCAAACAACAGCGCAAGGCGTTGAAAGCCATCCGCAAACGCAGCCGCCACTGGTCCCTGAAAGGCGACACCAACGACATCCTCATGACCGGTCTGTCAAAGACCTGGCGCCGCGCCGCCGAAGACATGGAGGCGGCGCGTGTCGGCGCCGATGCCGAGGCGTTTCACGACTGGCGCAAACGCGTAAAATATCACTGGTATCATAGCCGTCTGCTGCAAGGTTTCTGGCCCCGCCCGATCCGCGCCCACAGAGATCAGATCAAGGCACTCTCCGAGCTCCTGGGCAAATATCAGGATCTCTCGGTTTTTCTCGACCGGCTCGACCGCGAAGATCTGCCCGACACCGCCGAAGACCTGCGCCGCCGCGCCCTCGCCCGCCGCGACACGCTGGCCTATGAAAGCCGCACACTTGCCGCCCCGCTCTTCGAAGGGGGTGCAGAAACCCTCCCGAAAGAGTGGTCAAAACACTGGAAACGCTGGGCAAAGAAACACTAG
- a CDS encoding DUF4864 domain-containing protein produces the protein MRNAVIGIVMGLVFALPAAARDGAEIETVIRRQMDAFLSGDVSTAYTFASPGIQQLFETPETFGRMVEEGYPMVWHPEDVRFGALSEDENGEIWQRVYVRDAAGATHALDYRMEQIEGFWRISGVKMAPAPDPAV, from the coding sequence ATGCGGAACGCTGTCATTGGCATTGTGATGGGACTGGTCTTTGCCTTGCCCGCGGCGGCGCGCGACGGGGCCGAGATCGAGACTGTGATCCGGCGGCAGATGGATGCCTTCCTGTCCGGTGACGTGAGTACGGCCTACACGTTCGCCAGCCCGGGCATCCAGCAGCTGTTTGAGACGCCGGAGACTTTCGGGCGGATGGTCGAAGAGGGCTATCCGATGGTCTGGCATCCGGAGGATGTGCGCTTTGGGGCGCTGTCGGAGGATGAGAACGGCGAGATCTGGCAGCGCGTCTATGTGCGGGACGCAGCGGGCGCCACGCACGCGCTGGATTACCGTATGGAGCAGATCGAGGGCTTCTGGCGCATCTCGGGCGTGAAGATGGCGCCGGCGCCAGACCCGGCGGTCTAG
- a CDS encoding lysine--tRNA ligase encodes MSDLREAAMSSKAWPFEEARRVLKRYEKKPPEKGYVLFETGYGPSGLPHIGTFGEVARTTMIRRAFELISDIPTRLICFSDDMDGMRKVPENVPNQNLLQANLQRPLTSVPDPFEEFESFGHHNNAMLRRFLDTFGFEYEFYSATEFYKTGQFDEILLRCVEKYDDLMKIMLKSLREERQQTYSIFLPIHPETGRVLYVPVKHVDAANGTITFDDDDGVEYTLPVTGGNVKLQWKPDFGARWAALGVDFEMYGKDHSTNTPIYDGICRTLGVRPPEHFTYELFLDDQGQKISKSKGNGLSIDEWLTYASTESLSYFMYQKPKTAKRLWWDVIPKAMDEYHQQLRAFPGQDAKGQLNNPVWHIHGGDVPESKMVVSFSMLLNLASAAGAEHKDAMWGFIRRYAPDATPASHPDMDAAAGYAVRYYNDFVKPTKSYRAPAEQERAAMEDLAQRLRDYDGAVADEELQTLVFSVGKDHGFENLRDWFKALYEVLLGQSQGPRFGGFIALYGVAETVTLIEKGLAGELG; translated from the coding sequence ATGTCCGATCTGCGCGAAGCTGCGATGAGCTCGAAGGCCTGGCCCTTTGAAGAGGCGCGCCGCGTCCTGAAACGCTACGAAAAGAAACCGCCAGAGAAGGGCTATGTGCTGTTCGAGACCGGTTACGGTCCCTCGGGCCTGCCGCATATCGGCACCTTTGGCGAGGTCGCGCGCACGACGATGATCCGCCGCGCCTTCGAGTTGATCTCGGATATCCCGACGCGGCTCATCTGTTTCTCCGACGACATGGACGGCATGCGCAAGGTGCCGGAAAACGTGCCGAACCAGAACCTGTTGCAGGCCAATCTGCAACGGCCGCTGACCAGCGTGCCCGACCCGTTCGAGGAGTTCGAGAGCTTCGGCCACCACAACAACGCCATGCTGCGGCGGTTCCTCGACACCTTCGGGTTCGAGTACGAATTCTATTCGGCGACGGAGTTCTACAAGACCGGGCAGTTCGACGAGATCCTGCTGCGCTGCGTCGAGAAATACGACGATCTGATGAAGATCATGCTGAAATCGCTGCGAGAAGAGCGTCAGCAGACCTATTCGATCTTTCTGCCGATCCATCCCGAAACGGGCCGTGTGCTCTATGTGCCGGTGAAGCATGTGGATGCGGCGAACGGCACGATCACCTTCGACGACGATGACGGTGTCGAGTACACGCTGCCGGTCACCGGCGGCAATGTGAAGCTGCAATGGAAGCCCGATTTCGGCGCGCGCTGGGCGGCGCTGGGCGTCGATTTCGAGATGTACGGCAAGGATCACTCGACCAACACGCCGATCTATGACGGCATCTGCCGGACGCTGGGTGTGCGCCCGCCGGAGCATTTCACCTATGAGCTCTTCCTTGACGATCAGGGGCAGAAGATCTCGAAATCGAAGGGCAACGGGCTGTCGATCGACGAGTGGCTGACCTATGCCAGCACCGAGTCGCTGTCCTATTTCATGTATCAGAAGCCCAAGACCGCCAAGCGCCTGTGGTGGGACGTCATCCCCAAGGCGATGGACGAATATCACCAGCAGTTGCGCGCCTTCCCCGGGCAGGATGCCAAGGGGCAACTGAACAACCCGGTCTGGCACATCCATGGCGGAGACGTGCCGGAATCGAAGATGGTGGTGTCCTTCTCGATGCTGCTGAACCTGGCCTCGGCGGCGGGGGCCGAGCACAAGGATGCGATGTGGGGCTTTATCCGCCGCTACGCGCCCGACGCGACCCCGGCGAGCCACCCCGACATGGACGCCGCCGCCGGCTATGCGGTGCGCTATTACAACGACTTCGTGAAGCCGACGAAATCCTACCGGGCGCCGGCAGAGCAGGAGCGCGCGGCGATGGAGGATCTGGCGCAGCGGCTGCGTGACTACGACGGCGCGGTCGCGGATGAGGAGCTTCAGACGCTGGTGTTCTCCGTGGGCAAGGATCACGGGTTCGAAAACCTGCGCGATTGGTTCAAGGCGCTTTACGAGGTGCTGCTGGGCCAGAGCCAGGGGCCGCGTTTCGGCGGGTTCATCGCGCTTTACGGCGTTGCCGAGACCGTGACGCTGATCGAAAAGGGCCTCGCGGGCGAGCTGGGCTGA
- a CDS encoding tellurite resistance TerB family protein, with protein MTQASPHPLTSQDCLVALMIAVSASDQNLRTAELVKIESSVNMLPIFADYDIDRIRTMSQMVFELFEQEDGLDALFGLIRDNLPERLFETAYALACDVAAADGTLREEELRLLEEIRYELDIDRLHAAAIERGARARHLSA; from the coding sequence GTGACCCAAGCCTCTCCGCATCCGCTGACGTCGCAAGATTGCCTCGTGGCGCTCATGATCGCCGTATCAGCGTCCGACCAGAACCTGCGCACCGCCGAGTTGGTCAAGATCGAATCCTCGGTCAATATGCTGCCGATCTTTGCCGATTACGATATCGACCGGATCCGCACCATGTCGCAGATGGTGTTCGAACTGTTCGAGCAGGAAGACGGGCTCGACGCGCTGTTCGGCCTCATTCGCGACAACCTGCCGGAGCGGCTGTTCGAAACCGCTTATGCGCTGGCCTGCGACGTGGCCGCCGCCGATGGCACGCTGCGCGAAGAGGAGCTGCGGCTGCTCGAGGAAATCCGCTACGAGCTGGATATCGACCGGCTGCACGCCGCGGCGATCGAGCGTGGCGCCCGCGCCCGGCACCTCTCGGCCTGA
- the dacB gene encoding D-alanyl-D-alanine carboxypeptidase/D-alanyl-D-alanine endopeptidase, with protein sequence MTQRISRRGFLTSVAAAGFTAASPALANAPTQSLRPVARGEDLSLRNLKTAEELIAAARLDGQVSFSAIDLKTGALLEAHAADTGLPPASVAKALTASYALDTLGPAYRFKTEIVATGGVSEGMVQGDLILLGGGDPTLDTDGLGELVAMLAEKGIKGLRGKFLVCGSALPYTRSIDPAQPEHVGYSPAVSGLNLNFNRVHFEWHRGGDSYQVSMDARSASLRPTVRMASMGVVARDMPVYTYHDAGARDEWTVARGALGNGGARWLPVRKPELYAGEVLQALSASKGIKLPAPQVVENCPEGAVLASRESAPLRVVLRDMLKWSTNLTAESVGQTATRARLGQVASLRESAEAMNLWARETLGLTHVALVDHSGLGDQSRIASADMAKALLEIRQRIGLKPLLKSFPMRDNKRRIIENHPVKVHAKTGTLNFVSGLAGFADLPDGSELVFAIFCGDLDRRASLTRAQRERPEGARSWNVRAKTLQQGLIERWAVLSEA encoded by the coding sequence ATGACGCAACGGATTTCAAGGCGTGGATTTCTGACTTCGGTCGCGGCGGCGGGCTTCACGGCGGCATCGCCCGCCCTGGCCAATGCGCCCACGCAGTCGCTGAGACCGGTGGCGCGCGGCGAAGATCTGAGCCTGCGCAACCTCAAGACAGCGGAGGAGCTGATCGCCGCCGCCCGGCTCGACGGGCAGGTGAGCTTTTCGGCGATCGATCTCAAGACCGGCGCACTGCTGGAGGCGCATGCGGCGGATACCGGACTGCCGCCGGCCAGCGTCGCCAAGGCGCTGACCGCCTCCTATGCGCTGGACACGCTCGGGCCCGCCTACAGGTTCAAAACCGAGATCGTCGCGACCGGCGGCGTATCGGAAGGGATGGTGCAGGGCGATCTGATCCTGCTCGGCGGCGGCGACCCGACACTCGACACCGACGGTCTTGGCGAGTTGGTCGCGATGCTGGCGGAAAAGGGCATCAAGGGTCTGCGCGGCAAGTTCCTGGTCTGCGGCAGCGCCTTGCCCTACACGCGCTCAATCGACCCGGCGCAGCCCGAACATGTGGGCTACAGCCCTGCGGTGTCGGGGCTGAACCTGAATTTCAACCGTGTGCATTTCGAATGGCATCGCGGCGGTGACAGCTATCAGGTCAGCATGGATGCGCGATCCGCCTCCCTGCGCCCGACGGTGCGCATGGCAAGCATGGGCGTGGTGGCGCGCGACATGCCCGTTTATACATATCATGACGCCGGCGCGCGCGACGAATGGACGGTGGCGCGCGGCGCGCTGGGCAATGGCGGCGCACGCTGGCTGCCGGTGCGCAAGCCCGAACTCTACGCCGGCGAGGTGCTGCAGGCGCTGAGCGCGTCCAAAGGGATCAAGCTACCGGCGCCGCAGGTGGTGGAGAACTGCCCGGAGGGCGCGGTGCTGGCCAGCCGCGAGAGTGCGCCGCTGAGAGTGGTGCTGCGCGACATGCTGAAATGGTCGACCAACCTGACCGCCGAGTCGGTGGGCCAGACGGCGACCCGGGCCCGGCTGGGGCAGGTGGCATCGTTGCGCGAGTCGGCGGAGGCGATGAACCTCTGGGCGCGCGAAACGCTGGGGCTCACCCATGTGGCGCTGGTCGATCACTCCGGCCTGGGAGACCAGAGCCGCATCGCCTCGGCGGACATGGCCAAGGCGCTGCTGGAGATCCGGCAGCGCATCGGGCTGAAGCCGCTGCTCAAGAGCTTTCCGATGCGCGACAACAAGCGCCGGATCATCGAGAACCACCCGGTCAAGGTTCATGCCAAGACCGGCACGCTGAATTTCGTCAGCGGGTTGGCGGGCTTTGCCGATCTGCCGGACGGCTCGGAGCTGGTCTTTGCGATCTTTTGCGGCGATCTGGACCGCCGCGCCTCGCTCACCCGGGCGCAGCGCGAGCGTCCCGAGGGTGCGCGGTCGTGGAACGTGCGCGCCAAGACGCTCCAGCAGGGGCTGATCGAGCGCTGGGCGGTGCTGTCGGAGGCGTGA
- a CDS encoding nicotinate-nucleotide adenylyltransferase translates to MLWNAHETGFRLVAGQTVGLLGGSFDPPHAGHVHITLEALRRFRLDRVIWLVSPGNPLKPRGPAPLPERMAAARRIMRHPRVIVSDFERLAGTRHTARTLKSLRQGFPGVRFVWLMGADNLAQLHRWDDWHQIMGQMPVGVLARPGSRMAARGSVAADVYRHARLPARAAPLLARSAPPAWCFVNVPMVDLSSTELRRVRAGRG, encoded by the coding sequence ATGCTTTGGAATGCGCATGAGACGGGGTTCCGGCTGGTGGCCGGGCAGACAGTCGGGCTGTTGGGGGGATCCTTCGATCCGCCCCATGCCGGCCATGTGCATATCACGCTTGAGGCGCTGCGGCGTTTTCGGCTCGACCGGGTGATCTGGCTTGTCAGCCCGGGAAATCCGCTGAAGCCGCGCGGCCCCGCGCCCTTGCCCGAGCGCATGGCGGCGGCGAGGCGGATCATGCGACACCCCAGGGTGATCGTCAGCGATTTCGAGCGTCTCGCCGGCACCCGCCACACCGCCCGCACGCTGAAATCGCTGCGCCAGGGCTTTCCCGGTGTGCGCTTCGTCTGGCTGATGGGCGCCGACAATCTGGCGCAGCTTCACCGCTGGGACGACTGGCATCAGATCATGGGGCAGATGCCCGTGGGTGTTCTGGCGCGCCCGGGCAGCCGGATGGCGGCGCGAGGTTCGGTCGCGGCGGATGTCTACCGGCACGCGCGCCTGCCGGCCCGTGCCGCGCCGTTGCTGGCGCGTTCGGCGCCGCCGGCCTGGTGCTTTGTGAATGTGCCGATGGTCGATCTCAGCTCCACCGAGCTGCGCCGCGTCCGCGCGGGGCGCGGATGA
- a CDS encoding methyl-accepting chemotaxis protein, translating to MTEPKRKFRRSRWKRMQLKWKMPILIGVPTILLMVAVVGVSYIEARIELGAQREKAFRNMLEDRENALEEWLSRAETDLRDLAGSEAVRNALPLFARNWLLLGADPSGYLSAAYIDDNPHPVGEKDELLQAGDGSAWSQVHGIYHRGFRNFQRQRDYYDLFLFDLQGNLVYTVFKEADFATNLLDGPYAESGLGEAFRAAAAAPEGEVSFTAFGSYAPSAGAAAKFAATPVFDDSGTRIGVVVLQIPIGQIVRTLAGSELLGETGKVYAVNASGHALSDVSGDTSYEVLDPLPALPQIQAASSAEEAVFNNVTGIGGTKVIALTSTGRFAGSDWGFVVEQDRAEALAPERHLLVLTLLQLAAVAVMVSGLSFFVARLLTKRISLLSKSVESMSGGDFDTLVNQTKTGDELGDIARALDRFKAELAAGRAASSRQNEVQKTQREVVERLSHALSSLASGSLRCRIDDPMDPEYEQLRADFNATVDSLTGIVQELHDSAEQIGEDVDGLSENIDQLSRRTENQAATLEQTAAAVEEITGNVKSTSEGANAIVHAVHSARTEAERGEVVRGDAVAAMSSLEESSKQIGQIIRVMEDIAFQTNLLALNAGVEAARAGEVGRGFAVVASEVRALAQRSSDSAAEIRDLIKRSNDNVSNGVKLVSELGRSIETILGEITGISTQVQDIAAGASEQATGLTEISSGMSILDDVTQKNAAMVGESADAGRALLQKAAELRRVVARFETGDFQALRVPEALPVAMDEAAWTVPEEAEPAALPPPARAAAAGGGGDAMWEDF from the coding sequence TTGACCGAGCCCAAGCGCAAGTTTCGCCGCAGCCGCTGGAAACGGATGCAGCTGAAGTGGAAAATGCCGATCCTGATCGGTGTGCCGACGATCCTGCTGATGGTGGCGGTGGTCGGTGTCAGCTATATCGAGGCACGGATCGAGCTGGGTGCGCAGCGCGAGAAGGCGTTCCGCAACATGCTGGAGGATCGTGAAAACGCGCTGGAGGAGTGGTTGTCCCGCGCGGAGACCGACCTGCGCGATCTCGCCGGCAGTGAGGCGGTGCGCAACGCGCTGCCGCTTTTCGCGCGCAACTGGCTGCTGCTCGGGGCGGATCCAAGTGGTTATCTTTCGGCGGCCTATATCGACGACAACCCGCATCCGGTGGGAGAGAAGGACGAGCTGCTTCAGGCTGGCGACGGATCGGCATGGTCGCAGGTCCATGGAATTTACCACCGCGGGTTCCGCAACTTTCAGCGGCAGCGCGATTACTACGATCTGTTCCTTTTCGATCTCCAGGGCAACCTCGTCTATACCGTCTTCAAGGAAGCGGATTTCGCCACGAACCTGCTCGATGGCCCCTATGCGGAAAGCGGGCTTGGCGAGGCATTTCGCGCCGCCGCCGCCGCGCCCGAGGGAGAGGTGAGCTTCACCGCATTCGGCAGCTATGCCCCGAGCGCGGGTGCAGCGGCGAAATTCGCCGCGACGCCGGTGTTTGACGACAGCGGCACACGTATCGGTGTGGTCGTGCTGCAAATCCCCATCGGGCAGATCGTGCGAACGCTGGCGGGCTCGGAGCTGCTCGGCGAGACCGGAAAAGTCTATGCGGTCAATGCCAGCGGACATGCGCTGAGCGATGTGAGCGGGGACACGTCGTACGAAGTCCTCGACCCGTTGCCGGCGCTGCCGCAGATCCAGGCGGCGAGCTCTGCGGAAGAGGCGGTATTCAACAACGTCACCGGCATTGGCGGGACGAAGGTCATCGCCCTGACGAGTACGGGGCGGTTCGCCGGTTCTGACTGGGGGTTCGTCGTCGAGCAGGATCGGGCCGAGGCGCTGGCGCCGGAGCGCCACCTGCTGGTGCTCACGCTGCTGCAACTGGCGGCGGTTGCGGTGATGGTGTCGGGGTTGTCCTTCTTCGTGGCGCGGCTGCTGACCAAGCGTATCTCGCTCCTGTCCAAAAGCGTAGAGAGCATGTCCGGAGGCGATTTCGACACGCTTGTGAACCAGACCAAGACCGGTGACGAGCTGGGCGACATCGCGCGCGCGCTCGACCGGTTCAAGGCCGAGCTTGCCGCCGGTCGGGCAGCCTCATCAAGGCAGAACGAGGTGCAGAAAACCCAGCGCGAGGTGGTCGAGCGTTTGAGCCATGCGCTGTCCAGCCTCGCATCGGGCAGCCTGCGCTGCCGGATCGATGATCCGATGGACCCGGAATACGAGCAGCTGCGTGCCGATTTCAACGCGACGGTCGATTCGCTGACCGGCATCGTTCAGGAGCTGCATGACAGTGCCGAGCAGATCGGCGAGGACGTAGACGGGCTGAGCGAGAATATCGACCAGCTATCGCGGCGCACGGAGAACCAGGCGGCGACGCTGGAGCAGACGGCCGCCGCCGTGGAAGAGATCACCGGCAATGTGAAATCGACCTCGGAAGGCGCCAATGCCATCGTCCACGCGGTGCATTCGGCGCGCACCGAAGCGGAGCGTGGCGAAGTGGTGCGCGGCGATGCCGTTGCCGCCATGTCGAGCCTTGAGGAATCCTCCAAACAGATCGGCCAGATCATCCGCGTGATGGAGGATATCGCTTTCCAGACCAACCTCTTGGCGCTGAATGCCGGGGTCGAGGCGGCGCGGGCGGGCGAGGTCGGGCGCGGCTTTGCCGTGGTCGCCTCGGAGGTGCGGGCGCTGGCGCAGCGCTCCTCCGACAGTGCCGCCGAGATCCGCGATCTGATCAAGCGGTCGAACGACAATGTGAGCAACGGGGTCAAGCTGGTCTCCGAGCTCGGTCGCTCGATCGAGACCATTCTGGGCGAAATCACCGGCATCTCGACCCAGGTGCAGGATATTGCCGCCGGCGCCTCGGAGCAGGCGACTGGCCTGACGGAGATCAGCTCGGGCATGTCCATCCTGGACGATGTCACCCAGAAAAATGCGGCGATGGTCGGGGAAAGCGCCGATGCAGGCCGGGCGCTTTTGCAAAAGGCAGCGGAGCTGCGGAGGGTGGTTGCGCGGTTCGAGACCGGCGATTTCCAGGCATTGCGGGTTCCGGAGGCCCTGCCGGTGGCGATGGACGAAGCGGCATGGACAGTGCCAGAGGAAGCCGAGCCGGCCGCTCTGCCGCCGCCCGCCCGCGCCGCCGCCGCTGGCGGTGGAGGCGACGCGATGTGGGAGGATTTCTGA